In a genomic window of Vulpes vulpes isolate BD-2025 chromosome 6, VulVul3, whole genome shotgun sequence:
- the ING1 gene encoding inhibitor of growth protein 1, whose amino-acid sequence MLSPANGEQIHLVNYVEDYLDSIESLPFDLQRNVSLMREIDAKYQEILKELDEYYEKFKRETDSVQKRRVLHCIQRALIRSQELGDEKIQIVSQMVELVENRTRQVDSHVELFEAHQEVNDTTGHSGKAGQDKSKSETITQAEKSNNKRSRRQRNNENRENAANNHDHDDITSGTPKEKKAKASKKKKRSKAKAEREASPADLPIDPNEPTYCLCNQVSYGEMIGCDNDECPIEWFHFSCVGLNHKPKGKWYCPKCRGENEKTMDKALEKSKKERAYNR is encoded by the exons ATGTTGAGCCCTGCCAACGGGGAGCAGATCCACCTGGTGAACTATGTGGAGGACTACCTGGACTCCATCGAGTCTCTGCCTTTCGACCTGCAGAGAAACGTCTCCCTGATGCGGGAGATCGACGCCAAATACCAAG AAATCCTGAAGGAACTGGATGAGTATTATGAGAAATTTAAACGCGAGACAGACAGTGTCCAGAAGAGGAGAGTGTTGCATTGCATTCAGAGGGCCCTGATTCGGAGCCAGGAACTGGGTGACGAGAAGATCCAGATCGTGAGTCAGATGGTAGAGCTGGTGGAGAACCGGACCAGGCAGGTAGATAGTCACGTGGAGCTCTTTGAGGCACATCAGGAGGTCAATGACACCACTGGCCACAGCGGCAAAGCTGGCCAGGATAAGTCCAAGAGTGAGACAAtcacacaggcagagaagagcaACAACAAGAGGTCCCGGCGACAGCGCAACAATGAGAATCGAGAGAATGCAGCTAATAATCACGACCATGATGATATCACCTCAGGAACGCCTaaggagaagaaagcaaaagcctCCAAGAAGAAGAAACGCTCCAAGGCCAAAGCCGAGCGGGAAGCATCCCCCGCAGACCTTCCCATCGACCCAAATGAGCCAACATACTGTCTGTGCAATCAGGTCTCCTATGGAGAAATGATCGGCTGTGACAATGATGAGTGCCCCATTGAGTGGTTCCATTTCTCCTGTGTGGGGCTGAATCACAAACCAAAGGGCAAGTGGTACTGTCCCAAATGTCGAGGGGAGAATGAGAAGACCATGGACAAAGCCCTGGAGAAATCCAAAAAGGAGCGGGCTTATAACAGGTAG